The following proteins are co-located in the Chlorocebus sabaeus isolate Y175 chromosome 21, mChlSab1.0.hap1, whole genome shotgun sequence genome:
- the RNF133 gene encoding E3 ubiquitin-protein ligase RNF133, with protein MHLLKVGTCRNNTDFSWLIMFSVLWLVSQNCCRASVVWTAYMNISFHVGNHVLSELGETGVFGRSSTLKRVAGVIVPPEGKIQNACNPNTIFSRSKYSETWLALIERGGCTFTQKIKVAAEKGASGVIIYNFPGTGNQVFPMFHQAFEDVVVVMIGNLKGTEIFHLIKKGVLITAMVEVGRKHIIWMNHYLVCFVIVTTATLAYFIFYHIHRLCLARIQNRRWQRLTTDLQNAFGQLQLRVVKEGDEEINPNGDSCVICFEHYKPNDIVRILTCKHFFHKNCIDPWILSHGTCPICKCDILKVLGIQVDVENGTEPLQVLMSSELRENLSPSEEETNNEVSPAGTSDKVIHVEENPTSQNNDSQPHSVGEDVHPSP; from the coding sequence atgcatctACTCAAGGTTGGCACTTGTAGAAACAACACTGACTTTTCCTGGCTTATCATGTTCAGTGTTCTTTGGCTTGTTAGTCAGAACTGTTGCAGAGCAAGTGTTGTTTGGACGGCTTATATGAACATATCATTTCATGTTGGGAATCATGTGTTGTCAGAGTTGGGAGAGACTGGAGTCTTTGGAAGAAGCTCCACTTTGAAGAGAGTGGCAGGAGTTATAGTGCCACCGGAGGGAAAAATCCAAAATGCATGTAATCCCAATACCATTTTCAGCCGATCAAAGTACTCAGAGACCTGGCTTGCACTTATTGAACGGGGAGGTTGTACCTTCACACAGAAAATTAAAGTGGCAGCTGAGAAGGGAGCCAGTGGAGTGATCATCTATAACTTTCCTGGAACTGGCAACCAGGTGTTCCCCATGTTTCATCAGGCATTTGAAGATGTCGTTGTGGTTATGATTGGTAACTTAAAAGGCacggaaattttccatttaattaagAAGGGAGTTCTCATTACAGCCATGGTTGAGGTGGGGAGAAAGCACATCATCTGGATGAATCACTATTTGGTCTGTTTTGTGATTGTCACAACTGCTACCTTAGCATATTTCATCTTTTATCACATTCATAGACTTTGTTTAGCGAGGATTCAGAACCGTAGATGGCAGCGATTAACAACTGATCTTCAGAATGCATTTGGACAACTCCAACTTCGAGTGGTAAAAGAGGGGGATGAGGAAATAAATCCAAATGGAGATAGCTGTGTAATTTGCTTTGAACACTATAAGCCTAATGACATAGTTCGTATTCTGACTTGTAAACATTTTTTCCACAAGAATTGCATTGACCCCTGGATTTTATCCCATGGGACATGCCCCATTTGCAAATGTGATATTCTTAAAGTTTTGGGGATTCAAGTGGATGTTGAAAATGGAACAGAACCTTTGCAAGTTCTAATGTCAAGTGAACTGCGTGAAAACTTATCACCTAGTGAAGAGGAGACAAATAACGAAGTTTCTCCTGCAGGAACCTCAGATAAAGTAATCCATGTGGAGGAGAACCCTACTTCTCAGAATAATGACAGCCAGCCTCATTCAGTAGGGGAAGATGTTCATC